The genomic DNA GCTTGAGCAAAACGGCGTGCGGATATTTACGGTGGAACATACGCTGGCCGCACTAGCCGGTCTTGAAATAGACAATGTGTTGATCGAACTGGACAACAGCGAACCCCCCATCATGGATGGAAGTTCCGGGGAATTTATGGATGCCCTGCTTTCCGTTGGTACGGTAGAACAGGAAGAAGACCGCGTGGTATTTACGATTGATCAATCTTTTTCCTTTGAAGATAAGGAGAAGGACGCCCGGTTCATGGCCATGCCCGCGGATGAGTTCAAGGTTACCGTAATGATCGATTACAATTCTCCGGTCCTGGGCACCCAGCATGCCACCCTGAATCATATCTCCGAATTCAAGGATGAGATTTCAACAAGCAGAACCTTTTGCTTTCTTCATGAATTGGAATACCTCCTGAATCAAAACCTGATCAAAGGTGGAGACCTGGATAATGCCATCGTGGTTGTTGACCGGGTCATGGAGGATGATGAAATCACGCACCTCGCCAAATTGTTCAATAAACCAAAAGTCAAAATTGAAAAGGAAGGCATCCTGAACAACGTATCCCTTCGACACAAAAATGAACCGGCACGCCACAAACTACTTGATGTAGTAGGTGACCTGGCGCTGCTGGGCATTCCGATCAAAGGACACATTGTTGCACAAAAACCGGGTCATGCTTCCAATGTGGCTTTTGCCAAGCACGTCAAAAAAATGATCAAGGACAAAAAAGCCGGGCCCGCCTATACATACGACCCCGGTGCAACACCATTGTACGATACCCAGAAGATCGCTTCAATATTACCCCACAAACCACCGTTCCTGTTGGTGGATAAGATCATGGAAATGTCAGACAACCATGTCGTTGGGTTAAAGAATGTGACAATGAATGAACCGTTTTTTCAGGGACATTTCCCCGGAAACCCCGTTATGC from Flavobacteriales bacterium includes the following:
- a CDS encoding bifunctional UDP-3-O-[3-hydroxymyristoyl] N-acetylglucosamine deacetylase/3-hydroxyacyl-ACP dehydratase, whose protein sequence is LEQNGVRIFTVEHTLAALAGLEIDNVLIELDNSEPPIMDGSSGEFMDALLSVGTVEQEEDRVVFTIDQSFSFEDKEKDARFMAMPADEFKVTVMIDYNSPVLGTQHATLNHISEFKDEISTSRTFCFLHELEYLLNQNLIKGGDLDNAIVVVDRVMEDDEITHLAKLFNKPKVKIEKEGILNNVSLRHKNEPARHKLLDVVGDLALLGIPIKGHIVAQKPGHASNVAFAKHVKKMIKDKKAGPAYTYDPGATPLYDTQKIASILPHKPPFLLVDKIMEMSDNHVVGLKNVTMNEPFFQGHFPGNPVMPGVLQIEAMAQTGGIFALNTVPDPQNYWTYFIKIDNVKFKKMVVPGDTLIFELKLLMPIRRGICHMKGTAYVGDQAVTEGELMAQLVKKT